Below is a genomic region from Candidatus Ozemobacteraceae bacterium.
TCGCGCTGAAACGGCGCTTCAGATCGGCGCCTGCAAGAAGGAAGCCGGCATCCCCTTTCCTCTCGACGCGGCACGCGAGGCAGAGGTGCTCAACCGAGTCGGACGCGCCCGCCGGGGGCCATTTCCAGAAAATACATTGATCGATATTTATAAAGAGATCGTAGCCGCCTGCAGGAACCTTCAGACTCCCTGACGGCGCGGGCGCATTCTCGAGAAGAGGCTGACCATGGGAACGATCCCGTTCTTTTCCCCCGATCCTGAGCTGTTCCGAGAATTCGCGGCCCTTCTCCCGGCCGATCTGGCCGAGTATTTCGATCTCGCCCATCTCGACACGCCCGCACGGGCGAACGAGTTTCTCAGTCTCGAATTTCCCGAACTGGTCGTCATCGACTTTCGCGATCCGGCTGCCGGGGGGATGGAGATTCTGGCACACCTCCGCAGCGATCCCTGGATGCTGTCCTGCGGCATTCTCACCATCCAGCAGCGCGTAAACACGGCGGCTGAGGTCCCAGAGCTTCAGGCAGCCAATTTTCTGGTCGGGCTTCCGCAGGGACGTCTCGCCGACCTGGTGCCGCGCATCCTCCGCATCCTCCATCAGAACGCCGGCATGCTGGTCCAGCGATTCGTGGCTCTCGACCTCGCCGCGACGCTCGTCGACCAGTTCAGCATCGAGAACGAGCCGCTGGTTGCCATGTGCCACGCCAACATGATCGTGAACTATCTCTACAACCTTCACCGGATCTCGGATAAAACGAAGCTCGAGCTGACGCTGGTT
It encodes:
- a CDS encoding chorismate mutase, with product MPSKTPPERLGELRREIDLIDAQIVALLDRRAETALQIGACKKEAGIPFPLDAAREAEVLNRVGRARRGPFPENTLIDIYKEIVAACRNLQTP